The Desulfobotulus mexicanus genome window below encodes:
- the tatC gene encoding twin-arginine translocase subunit TatC has translation MKDESLSLMDHLTELRKRLIRSLIAISIGFLICYGFKEQLFFILVAPLQEAMGTSGSTLIFTGLPEAFFTYLKVALLGGLLLASPYILTEFWLFVSPGLYKKEKKLLIPIIFLSVFFFLGGALFGYFVVFPWGFRFFLGFATENIHALPAMKEYLSFSSKMLLAFGLVFEMPLVLTAMARMGLVTPNFLAKNRKYALLLFFGLAAILTPPDVVTQVMMAIPLVLLYEVSIIGARVFQRKPMDLTDP, from the coding sequence ATGAAGGATGAGTCCCTCTCCCTTATGGATCACCTGACGGAGCTGAGAAAGCGGCTGATCCGGTCGCTGATAGCAATAAGCATCGGCTTTCTTATATGTTATGGATTCAAGGAACAGCTTTTTTTCATTCTTGTGGCTCCCCTGCAGGAAGCCATGGGGACAAGTGGATCCACGCTAATTTTCACAGGCCTTCCCGAAGCATTTTTTACCTATCTTAAAGTAGCCCTTCTCGGCGGCCTTCTTCTTGCATCCCCTTATATACTGACGGAATTCTGGCTTTTTGTTTCTCCGGGACTGTATAAGAAAGAAAAGAAACTGCTGATTCCCATTATTTTTCTTTCGGTCTTCTTTTTTCTTGGAGGTGCTCTTTTTGGATATTTTGTTGTTTTTCCATGGGGTTTTAGATTCTTCCTTGGATTTGCAACGGAAAATATCCATGCCCTGCCAGCGATGAAAGAATACCTGTCCTTTTCAAGCAAAATGCTTCTCGCCTTCGGGCTGGTCTTTGAAATGCCCCTTGTACTCACGGCCATGGCCCGAATGGGACTTGTCACACCCAATTTTCTGGCAAAAAACCGGAAATACGCACTTTTACTTTTTTTCGGACTGGCAGCCATACTTACGCCCCCTGATGTGGTTACCCAGGTCATGATGGCCATTCCCCTGGTGCTGCTTTATGAAGTCAGCATTATCGGTGCCCGTGTTTTTCAAAGAAAACCCATGGATCTGACAGATCCATAA
- the tatA gene encoding twin-arginine translocase TatA/TatE family subunit translates to MFGMGMPEILIILALALIVIGPKKLPDLARSLGKAFGEFKSASKDFKDALNAETPVGEESKSLKAPDENKEKDTRHEG, encoded by the coding sequence ATGTTTGGTATGGGTATGCCGGAGATACTTATCATTCTGGCACTGGCACTGATTGTCATCGGACCGAAAAAACTTCCGGATCTTGCCCGTTCACTGGGAAAGGCCTTTGGCGAATTTAAAAGCGCATCCAAAGACTTCAAAGATGCCCTTAATGCGGAAACTCCGGTAGGGGAAGAAAGCAAATCCCTGAAAGCACCGGACGAAAACAAGGAAAAAGACACCCGCCATGAAGGATGA
- the sfsA gene encoding DNA/RNA nuclease SfsA, with the protein MHPEANLLDWPPLIKGRLIRRYKRFLADILLDTGESITAHCANSGAMTHCSEAGRPVWVAHEPGPKRKLSYTWYLIEMKESLVGVHTQIPNRLVSLAIEKGYIPELSGYEKIKREVRANNSRIDILLSDSTKKDCFVEVKNCTQIINGLAAFPDAVTTRGKRHMEELAILTENGKRAVVFFLVQREDARGFSPAETIDPAYAKALRLAADCGVEILCYDVRMNLKGLRMHRALPVFL; encoded by the coding sequence ATGCATCCTGAAGCCAACCTCCTTGACTGGCCGCCCCTTATTAAAGGCAGGCTGATACGTCGCTACAAACGTTTTCTTGCGGATATTCTCCTGGATACTGGTGAAAGCATTACCGCCCACTGTGCCAATTCAGGAGCCATGACCCATTGCAGCGAAGCTGGACGGCCCGTATGGGTCGCCCATGAGCCTGGCCCCAAAAGAAAACTTTCCTACACCTGGTATCTGATTGAGATGAAAGAAAGTCTTGTGGGAGTTCACACTCAGATACCCAACAGACTGGTATCCCTTGCCATAGAAAAGGGCTATATCCCTGAGCTTTCAGGATATGAAAAAATAAAAAGAGAGGTTCGCGCAAACAACTCACGCATAGATATTCTCTTGTCGGATTCCACTAAAAAAGACTGTTTTGTGGAAGTCAAAAACTGTACCCAGATCATTAACGGGCTTGCTGCCTTTCCCGATGCTGTGACCACAAGGGGAAAGCGCCACATGGAAGAACTGGCCATACTGACTGAAAACGGAAAAAGGGCCGTTGTTTTTTTTCTGGTTCAAAGGGAAGATGCCAGAGGATTCTCCCCTGCAGAGACCATTGATCCGGCATATGCCAAGGCCCTGCGGCTGGCTGCTGACTGTGGCGTTGAAATTCTCTGTTATGATGTACGTATGAATCTTAAAGGTCTTCGGATGCACAGAGCACTTCCGGTCTTCTTATAA
- a CDS encoding NfeD family protein, with protein sequence MVLFEPWHLWVVLGIILVAGEMFTPAFFLACFGVGAFSAALLSLMGAGLISQIFIFSAISFFCSFAVRPLLLRFAAGKSKIIKTGVHALTGQTAEVLEAFGGPGSHGKVKIGGEVWRARAGEGQLFQVGDLVSIESVSGVTLQVRPFNKHG encoded by the coding sequence ATGGTATTATTCGAACCGTGGCACCTTTGGGTGGTGCTGGGAATTATCCTTGTGGCAGGTGAAATGTTTACGCCTGCGTTTTTTCTTGCCTGTTTCGGGGTGGGGGCCTTTTCCGCCGCCCTTTTATCCCTTATGGGCGCAGGTCTTATTTCTCAGATTTTTATTTTTTCTGCCATATCCTTTTTTTGTTCCTTTGCCGTACGTCCCCTTCTTCTTCGCTTTGCTGCTGGAAAATCCAAAATCATAAAAACAGGTGTTCATGCCCTTACGGGGCAGACTGCCGAGGTGCTGGAAGCTTTCGGCGGCCCCGGAAGTCATGGAAAGGTGAAAATCGGCGGGGAAGTATGGCGGGCAAGGGCAGGTGAGGGGCAGCTGTTTCAGGTTGGGGATCTGGTAAGCATAGAGTCCGTAAGTGGCGTTACCCTTCAGGTGCGTCCTTTTAATAAACATGGATAA
- a CDS encoding SPFH domain-containing protein — protein sequence MEPLLIIMGLLAFFVIIFAIKGLKIIQQAETMIVERLGRFHRALDSGINILWPFMDQPRQIHWRYVTQDASGEKRLTVTKLTDRIDLRETVYDFPRQNVITKDNVTMEIDALLYFQVTDSIRAVYEVANLPQAIEKLTQTTLRNVVGEMDFDECLASREIINTKLRTILDDATDKWGVKVTRVELQDITPPAEVQEAMEKQMRAERDRRAAILKAEGEKRAAILEAEGEKEAAINRAEGEKRATILEAEGEAEARYKIASAEAMAILKLVEAFKDRPGDPANYLIAVRYIEALKVMADGKENKIVYLPYEATNFLGSIGGIRDMFKGA from the coding sequence ATGGAACCACTGCTGATTATTATGGGACTTCTGGCTTTTTTTGTCATTATTTTCGCCATTAAGGGATTGAAGATCATCCAGCAGGCGGAAACCATGATTGTGGAAAGGCTGGGCCGCTTTCACCGGGCACTGGACAGCGGTATCAATATCCTCTGGCCCTTTATGGATCAGCCAAGGCAGATCCACTGGCGTTATGTCACCCAGGATGCATCGGGAGAAAAGCGGCTGACGGTGACCAAACTTACGGATCGTATTGATCTTCGGGAAACGGTCTATGATTTTCCCCGTCAGAATGTCATCACTAAAGATAATGTGACCATGGAAATTGATGCCCTTTTGTATTTTCAGGTCACTGATTCCATTCGGGCCGTGTATGAAGTGGCTAATCTCCCTCAGGCCATAGAAAAACTGACCCAGACCACTTTGAGAAATGTTGTGGGGGAGATGGATTTTGATGAGTGTCTGGCATCCAGGGAAATTATTAACACGAAACTACGCACTATTCTTGATGATGCCACGGATAAGTGGGGTGTGAAGGTGACCCGCGTGGAGCTTCAGGACATCACGCCCCCTGCGGAAGTGCAGGAGGCCATGGAAAAGCAGATGCGGGCGGAAAGGGACCGGCGGGCGGCTATCCTCAAGGCTGAAGGGGAAAAAAGAGCTGCCATCCTTGAGGCGGAAGGGGAGAAGGAAGCTGCCATAAACCGTGCCGAAGGTGAAAAACGTGCAACAATATTGGAAGCTGAAGGTGAGGCCGAAGCCCGGTATAAAATAGCTTCAGCTGAAGCCATGGCCATTCTTAAGCTTGTGGAAGCCTTTAAGGACAGGCCCGGAGATCCGGCCAATTATCTTATTGCCGTGCGTTATATTGAAGCCCTTAAGGTCATGGCAGATGGTAAGGAAAACAAGATTGTCTACCTTCCCTATGAGGCCACCAATTTCTTAGGCTCCATTGGTGGTATAAGGGATATGTTTAAGGGCGCATGA
- a CDS encoding sugar phosphate isomerase/epimerase family protein encodes MNLSDIAAIPQRIRENIQVNLPFRMRELYMEAFLSLGLNPEIGIDALSLDSSGWEDFKAVAGAFQKKGRRITLHGPFMDLSPGSPDSAVRRISMERIQQFLELVPVFNPVSVVCHGGWESRRYDWIKDEWYARSADFWKGVAGDLGKNNCQLFLENVYEEHPEELLLLLEHLRAEKVGVCLDTGHQSAFGSGDLSHWLGVMGPFIGEIHLHDNNGKEDSHLPPGQGVIDYTPLKKMFYAQGKLPIITLEPHEPKNLLPSMEWLVRELGELF; translated from the coding sequence ATGAATTTGTCGGACATTGCGGCCATACCGCAGAGGATAAGGGAAAATATTCAGGTGAATCTGCCCTTCCGCATGCGGGAGCTTTATATGGAAGCCTTTCTTTCTCTAGGGCTGAATCCGGAAATAGGCATTGATGCCTTAAGTCTTGATAGTTCCGGATGGGAGGATTTCAAGGCCGTTGCCGGAGCATTTCAGAAAAAGGGACGGCGCATTACGCTCCATGGTCCCTTCATGGATCTTTCACCGGGATCTCCGGATTCTGCCGTGCGCAGGATTTCCATGGAAAGGATACAGCAGTTTCTGGAGCTTGTGCCTGTTTTTAATCCGGTTTCCGTTGTCTGTCACGGTGGCTGGGAAAGTCGTCGTTACGACTGGATTAAGGATGAATGGTATGCCCGGTCAGCAGATTTCTGGAAGGGTGTTGCAGGGGATCTGGGAAAAAACAACTGTCAGCTTTTTCTGGAAAATGTTTACGAGGAGCATCCTGAAGAGCTTCTGCTTCTTCTGGAACATCTCCGGGCAGAAAAGGTGGGGGTCTGTCTGGATACGGGACACCAGTCTGCCTTTGGTTCCGGAGATCTCAGCCACTGGCTTGGGGTGATGGGGCCCTTCATTGGAGAAATTCATCTGCATGACAACAATGGAAAGGAAGACTCCCATCTGCCGCCGGGTCAGGGAGTGATTGATTATACGCCCCTTAAAAAAATGTTTTATGCTCAGGGAAAACTTCCCATTATCACCCTTGAACCCCATGAGCCGAAAAATCTTTTGCCTTCCATGGAATGGCTTGTTCGTGAGCTTGGGGAGCTTTTTTAA
- a CDS encoding DEAD/DEAH box helicase, translating into MSFDKLGLRAELLKAIQDKGYTSPTPIQAMTIPIILKGRDILARAQTGTGKTDAFALPMTEILSRQKAKSRHPRALVLTPTRELALQVGESIQTCARRVSLRCSVVHGGVGIHPQIDRLKRGIDILVATPGRLLDLSGQRQLNLSSIEFLVFDEADRMLDMGFSKAINEILQLLPTDRRTMLFSATYNKEIRALAAKMLQNPEYLEITPDKTAAESVVQTVHLVDKTNKRNLLTHLILKENWTRVLVFSRTKHGANKLTEKLAAQGIRSAALHGNKSQSVRTRTLQAFKNDEIRVLVATDVAARGLDITHLPYVVNFDMPGIPEDYIHRIGRTGRAGISGIAISLVSAEEKQSLKAIEKLLGQKIPVKSVEGYTIDSDVPDFVLYRPGNAHSEKKVDKEIRDIVLERKAKKEGGKNKTSRPFKGKPVNPPGNSRNRGRNKV; encoded by the coding sequence ATGTCATTTGATAAACTTGGCCTTCGGGCTGAACTGCTGAAGGCCATTCAGGATAAGGGATATACAAGCCCAACACCCATTCAGGCCATGACCATCCCCATCATATTAAAGGGCAGGGATATTCTTGCCCGTGCCCAGACCGGAACAGGCAAAACCGATGCCTTTGCCCTGCCCATGACAGAAATTCTGTCCAGACAGAAAGCCAAATCCCGTCATCCCAGGGCGCTGGTTCTGACGCCTACACGGGAACTGGCCCTCCAGGTGGGAGAAAGTATTCAGACCTGTGCCCGCCGGGTGTCCCTGAGGTGCAGCGTTGTTCACGGCGGCGTGGGCATTCACCCCCAGATAGATCGCCTGAAAAGGGGGATAGACATTCTTGTGGCTACCCCCGGTCGTCTTCTGGATCTCTCGGGCCAGCGCCAGCTCAATCTGTCCAGCATAGAATTTCTGGTCTTTGACGAAGCGGACAGAATGCTGGACATGGGATTCAGCAAGGCCATCAATGAAATTCTGCAGCTTCTTCCCACAGACCGCAGAACCATGCTGTTTTCTGCCACCTACAACAAAGAAATCCGAGCCCTTGCGGCAAAAATGCTTCAAAATCCAGAATATCTTGAAATAACACCGGATAAAACCGCCGCAGAATCCGTTGTTCAAACGGTACACCTTGTGGATAAAACAAATAAACGCAACCTTCTTACCCACCTGATTCTCAAGGAAAACTGGACCCGTGTACTGGTTTTTTCCAGAACAAAACACGGAGCCAACAAGCTTACGGAAAAACTGGCTGCTCAGGGAATCCGAAGTGCTGCCCTGCACGGCAATAAAAGCCAGTCCGTTCGCACAAGAACCCTTCAGGCCTTTAAAAATGATGAAATCCGTGTTCTGGTGGCAACGGATGTTGCGGCAAGGGGGCTGGACATTACCCATCTTCCCTATGTGGTCAACTTTGATATGCCCGGCATTCCGGAAGATTACATCCACAGGATTGGCAGGACAGGCAGGGCCGGAATCAGCGGTATTGCCATTTCCCTTGTCAGCGCAGAAGAAAAACAATCCCTGAAAGCCATTGAAAAGCTGCTGGGTCAGAAAATTCCCGTAAAAAGCGTGGAAGGATATACCATTGATTCAGATGTTCCGGATTTTGTTCTCTATCGTCCGGGGAATGCCCACAGTGAAAAAAAGGTGGACAAAGAAATCAGGGATATTGTTCTGGAGAGGAAGGCAAAAAAAGAAGGGGGGAAAAACAAAACATCAAGACCCTTTAAAGGCAAACCCGTCAATCCCCCCGGCAATTCACGGAACAGGGGCAGAAATAAAGTATAA
- a CDS encoding GNAT family N-acetyltransferase produces the protein MMIKTVLLDKFLHNRNRFDCGIDPLNNYLKNTANQQTQKDNTRTFVLQDPMENSHIIGFYTLTMVSMDAQGLPVDLQKKHRFSSAAGLIARLAVDSRYRGQGFGEWLLVDALKKLLYASDMAAFPLIVVDAKEGSGFFYEKYGFTPFHDAKNKLFITIADVRISFS, from the coding sequence ATGATGATCAAAACGGTTCTTCTCGATAAATTCCTGCACAACCGAAATCGATTTGACTGCGGCATTGACCCTTTGAATAATTATCTGAAAAACACTGCAAATCAGCAGACCCAAAAGGACAATACCCGAACTTTTGTTCTTCAAGATCCGATGGAAAATTCTCATATTATCGGATTTTATACTTTGACCATGGTCTCTATGGATGCTCAGGGGCTACCTGTGGATCTTCAGAAAAAGCACAGATTTTCTTCTGCTGCGGGCTTAATCGCACGCCTTGCAGTGGATAGCAGATACAGAGGACAGGGTTTTGGAGAATGGCTGCTGGTCGATGCCCTTAAAAAACTGCTTTATGCCAGTGATATGGCAGCTTTTCCTTTGATTGTTGTGGATGCCAAAGAAGGGTCAGGCTTTTTTTATGAAAAATATGGATTTACGCCATTCCATGATGCAAAAAATAAGCTGTTCATAACCATTGCGGATGTAAGAATTTCTTTTAGTTAA
- a CDS encoding DUF1778 domain-containing protein, giving the protein MTALPRITARIDSDTRNLLSTATSLSGMSSINSFVLSAAVEKAKQILEQERILKLSEQDASMLLKALDRPPIVHSRLKAAAERYESKA; this is encoded by the coding sequence ATGACCGCATTACCACGTATAACCGCCAGAATAGATTCAGATACACGTAATTTATTGAGTACGGCGACTTCCTTGTCCGGTATGTCAAGTATAAACAGCTTTGTACTGAGTGCGGCGGTGGAAAAGGCAAAACAGATTTTAGAACAGGAACGTATTCTGAAGCTTAGTGAGCAGGATGCGAGTATGCTCCTAAAAGCCCTTGACAGGCCACCCATAGTTCATTCCAGACTCAAAGCGGCTGCTGAACGCTATGAAAGCAAGGCATGA